The Hippocampus zosterae strain Florida chromosome 20, ASM2543408v3, whole genome shotgun sequence nucleotide sequence aaacgccatactatacatggtcgtttttttggttgtttgtccatgtgtgccctgcgattgactggcaaccagtttaaggTGTAggataaatgtacattttattcacgttaaaaataaaatcattacaTATGATCTCTGTtacacccaccaaaaaaaaacctcaaactaAAATGGTCTTAGTAAAGATCCCTGTACATTACAGTtatcaaaaacaacaatgtgtgTATTCAGCTCCTGATGTTCTGCAGTGAGTCTATGAGGCTCTTGTTGTAATCTGCCACTCGTTCGTAGACTTCCTTGGACACGGAGGCGAAGTCACTCTCCTGAGATTTTGAAGCGATGACTGACGTTGCCGTTAAAGAAAACAGCTTGCATGGAAATCGCACGACGACCACTGTCTCGGCCCACAGCACTTTTGGAAAGGATACATTCTTTCATGACAAAGTTATTCTGCTCCAAATGTTGCCACTTCCTCTCCAGGTTAgacaactaccaaaaaaaaaaaagaaaagaaaaaaagaacatgcgcAAACAAGTCAATTGAAAGTTAGGACTGATTCAAAATGATTCATATTCAACTCTAGGTCCATGTAATGCAGGTGTACAGTCTTGCCAATGAAATTATCCTATGAGAAGCAACAACAACTAGTCAGACACTATTTCCgtgctgaattgtcttactagtgaggGCAAAGAGCTTACTCGTGGATGGACCTTAAGCTGTCTGTCAAGGATGCTCAAAACATGCTCCATATGCAATTCATACAAATGCATGAATGCGTTCAGCATACACACCTGCGCGTGGGTCTCGTTTTCTTCCAGTTTGGTCCTCAGCGCCTCATATTTGTGGCTCATTTCCTCCAAAAGTTGTCGGAATGAATCTCGCCGTTGTATGAGAGCAACTCGCTCCTCTTGTAGTCTCTGCACAAAAACATCATAATGATCCTTTCGAACACCGGTTGCAAACTTGAGGCCgcggggggccagatttggacCGCCACATCTAAATTGTTTTCATGTTGATGTTACTCGCAACATAGCGGGGGCAGGGATCACCGTGTATTGCTCCTCAAAGTAAAATCAAGGTTCTCGAACCAAACTGTCGGTGTGTGTACTCCTTTATGTGTGTGGCAAAGACCCCTACCATCTTCCTCTCATCCGCTGTGTGTCTCAGGGTTTCCAGGTCCCGGTAGGTGAGCAGCTCGGATTCCATCTGTTTGACATTTTCCTTCAGTGAGCTCAGCTCTCCCGTGATTTTGCCTTCCAGCTGCTGCACTTTCTCCAAGTCCTGCTGCAGGCGCTGGGACTCTGGGATTCGGACACAGGGCATGCAATGTGATTTTGGCGGGACCACGGAGGGGCGGGGCGTCAGGTGCGGGTctatgtggggggtgggggggtgtcaccGACCAGAGGTCAGTCCTTTGGCGGTGCTGGCTGACTGCGACACCTCCGTCTCCTTGGAAACCAGCACGTCCTGCATGTTCCTCAGCTCGCTGGCAGTAATTGTATCCACTCGACGGAGCCGCAACATGTTCTGTAGCAAGTACATACTCGCACTCACTTATGTAGAATGTGCTAAAAGCAGTTCAAGATGGGGTTGGTTGGTTAAATATatttgccggaaaaaaaagtgtgtgttcaTGAGTGGATCCCCCGTTCCGCTTCCATCCccatttttcttcccctcccccTTTGCATCCCCTCCTCCTCGACTCACCCGGCTGCAGTGCTCCAAGAGGGAGATGATGTTCTCCTGGCTCTGAGTCATCTTGTTCTGTTCCTGAGACCTTAAATCCTCAAAGGCTTGCAGGAATCCTAGCAATGAACAATTCGGTCAGAGTAAGTTACAAGGAGCTGCGCACTTGACGTGATTGAACCCAAAAGGCAACCAATAaaacagtgtgaaaaaaatattttgataggaCTATTCTAtgacaagacattaaaaaaaatgtacagcatCCATAATGCATTTAAATCCCTCTCCAAATCTTTTATCACCACCAGTATATATGCAGGCGTTCAACATCATCAGCTGTTGTGTTCAAGGCTATTTTTAGATCTTGTCGTGTAGCATGTACAATGACGTGAATGTGAATAGAACAAGATGACTCCCGTGTATCAGTTACCATCAATTTCTTCCTCTTTCCTCTTCAGTTCCTTGTACTTCTGCTGACACTCCCCTTGAAAAGAAGACGCGCGTGATCATTTTCATGAAGTCTGCTGcagatgtttttgtttatgtttttgttttgtttttttatactgGCTTCTTTTGTTCAATCGAATTAGATCCGTTTTCAACAACTTGCAGCAGATGATGACCTTGAGCTTCCTCCGAGTCTTGCTCGTGTTGTCGGATCTCATCTGCAATTTGACCAGTCCTGTCCCTGATCTCCACCAGTCTGCCAACACACAACGTCACAGATCAATTCGTGACACAATTGGCCCATCCACTTTTTCTCAAATCAAAGACACGCACTGTCTGTCCATGCTGGCGATTTCCTGATTATCCTCTTTCACCTGGAAAACAAAGAGCGATGGTGtatggaaatatatatatataatattaatatggTTATCATGGACTTGTGGTGGTTGTCGTCGTGGTAGACATCTGAGCATCTACCCGCACGCAACACTGTTCTTCCATTGTTCCGTTTAATCCCAACCCAACCTGTTTCAATagtttctctctctcctcttgAGGCGTGCTGAAACTCTTGTGCTCCGCCTCCATGTTGTCCCTTTTGGCCTCCAGCGTCGACAAAGTTTCGTGTAGCCgaaccacttcctgtttgatcTGCGAATGGGCCAGCTcctacgcaaaaaaaaaaaaaaaaaaaggcatggaaCAAAACAGAGGATAATCTTGCTGGAGATGCTTCAAACCTCAATCCGCAGATCAGGCGCCCATTGTTCTTTTCTTCCGTTTGTTTGCCTTTCTTCTGTTTTGAACTAACTCACCGCTTCGTATTCCTCCTTCCGGGTCAGCAGGGCATCCAGTTCTTCTTGGAGAAGAGCCAGCTCCTGGGAGGGAATGAGGCGGCAACATTCAAGTGATGGTCTGGGCGGTATGGATATTTTTTGGGCACACTTTACAAAGAAAGTGGCACAACAAATACCTGTAGCAGCTCCTCATTGGCTGTCGTCATGGTGAAATATTTCTCCTGCTTTGCAGCCGGCATGGCTTGGACAATCTCCTCGGCAACACGCCTTTCCTTCTTGATTTCTTCTTCAATGGCCCTGATGGCATCCTCTCTTCTGCAGAGCAAAGACACAAGAGAATAAAGGACGAGACTTGGTCAGAAACATTCAGAGAGAATAACCGGAATGaaattcccccaaaaaagaataccagcatacacacacaaaaaaaggctgaCTGTATatggtatgtatgtgtgtacggAAGTGTGCCCCGAGAGTTGACTTCCTTGTCACTTGGGGTTGTGCTCAGGAACGAACAAGGAAACGTGCAACGACGAGCGACGTGATCAGACAACTGTTCCCTCCGGTAAAATGTTGCATGTAAGCTTTTCAGCGTTTACAACAAGGGGCAAAGGTCCTTTGCTGCGCCGGCTGCGCCGAGGTTGACACGCGAGTTCATCATCTTGCTTCTCAGAGAACAAAAAGGTATGTGGCTCGTGTTGATACTTAATACTATCGAGAAGACCATCAATAGCTGCGAGCAACGGTACGCTCGCGGGCGATTCCTCTTTACAGGGGtgttagggggtgggggtggggggggcctcACCAATAGCACTTTTGCctatcactgaaaaaaaaaaaaaaacgattgatACTTCTGTTTGTCCGCATGAATTATGTTCACCTCAGTCACTAATGGTGCCGGAAACTTTTTGCTTTGTTCCATTTTAAGGAGGCAGATTATGGGCCAGCCGCAGCAATTGATCCACCTGCTGTGGTTGGTCGCTTTCATAACAATATGGACAAAAAATAACCACGCTACGGTTGCCGTGCGAGATGTCCACGTAAGGATTCTCTCTTATTTTGATCTGACGTAGCACAGTCAGCAATGGCAGCTGGTCCAAGTATAGTTTTCATGCTCTCACCATCCATTCACGCTTATGTGGCAGGTGCGTAACTTAACCAACGTGTTTCTGAAAGCTATCCCCCCCGGCGACAACAACTCATCTGTGACTAGtcttgtggttgagaggaatcaGATTACGCTGTCCAATGGGGACAAAATATCCTTGGCTGGTTATCCCCAACTTGTGGAGCTCCACCTGGATCTGAACCGGGTCACCTACATACCTGCTAGGTACCTATCGGTTGTGCCCAACCTCAGCGTGCTGTCGCTATCCAACAACCAAATCAGCAGGTAAATAGACATTTACAAAAATTAATAACTGCAATTTTGTTGATCCAGTATTGATCTTCGCAGTAACTAGCTTTTATGATCCTTTGACCAAAAGGTCAACATCAGTCTTAGTTGTTTAACTACCACTGACATGACTGTACATTTGGGTTTTATTCTAGCCTAGTACCCGAGTCTTTTTATGGCCTCGATGCACTCCGAGTGCTGAACCTGTCCCACAACCTGCTGACAAGTCTTCCTGCACAGCTATTCAGACCGCTTAATAATCTACAGGTAACGAATCATATACTTGAATCCCGAGATATTTACAGCATTGCGCAAAAAgtcttgaggggggggggggcaacgataGCTTTGTCATTGTAACGACGACTTTTGCAGAATTTTAGACGGCTagaataatatattttaagaGACGTTTGTATTGGCGACTGACGATAACCGGGATAAGTGGAAAATAAAGTTGGTTTGATCTCCATAAAGGCATAATCCTGATCCACTCTGAATGAACTCTGTTAGGTGGTAGACCTTCAGGGCAACCCGTGGAATTGCTCCTGCCGACTGCTGAGCAGCATTCAGGAGATAAGAGCAATAGGAGTCACCATGGGTAAGAAATCTTCACCTCCGCCTTTTGTAACAAACGTCTTGAGAATCACGTCTTATGAATAAATCAGGAGCAAAACTATTGAAGAGTGATGATAGTGCAATTCTTTCTGTGTTTCTATTTAAATGTAGTCAAATGTGCAATCCTAATATATGGTCAATACGTAGTAGATAATCATATTTGGATCCACAGCAGGGACAAATACGACATGCGCTTCCCCTGAGCAACAAGCTGGAACGGATCTTTTCGAGGCTCTCACTGATTGCTATCCAAAATCAGCGGACCCCTCAAATCCACCATCCGGCACGGTCGGCCACTCTCAACAACCAAAGGTGCCACCCAATTTGCCAAAGGTTATGCTGACAACCAGTCCGGACAACAACGGTAAGAAATATCCAATTTTATAAGAAGCCGTGTGAATAGCTGtctaaaaaaaagactgtttttaattgaaactagTCCAAAAGCCAGCGCCCGGGAACACTTGGAGGTTCGCGGCATGTGTCGCGGCCTTGGCATTGGCTACATCCATCCTGATCGTGTGCGCCGTCAAAGGCCCCTCCTGGTATCGGCTCTTCCACAACTACAGACATAGACGACTCCAGCAAGAAGACAACCGAGAGGGCCGCGCGGCTTCAAGCATCTACTCAGAGACGGACGGGGGACACGTGAGCCAGAAGACGTTCACCTTTACGCACCCTGAGGGCGAAGAGGACCTGCACTACTTTGAGGATCCGTACGTCAAGGTACAGGAGTAATGGCAAGGACAAGCGGGCGCGAGGATTAAACCGAAAGACTTGGAGCAGACtgagccacatcaaatgatCATAGCATCACCAAAGGCAATAAAATATTAGCATCATTCAGTTGATTATTTataatgtcttatttttgcAATGAAAGCAAATCTATTCACTGGAAAATCGGCTACTTAGCTgagacgtcatttttttttccctcgccaGCTGAGGGCAAAAATTCAACTCCTCCGAAATACTTACTCTCTTCTCTCAATGAAGATGCTGTCGATGCTTTCTGCCTCTCTGTCATTCTGAGCTTTCAGCTgtt carries:
- the ift74 gene encoding intraflagellar transport protein 74 homolog isoform X1 yields the protein MSSQRPPSSMGRPISRTGSAVPGSGRPLTAVRPPPTAIRIPTGMVPGTGVHPGVRALITSPGVLSAQIKVTDRPVTQQGLSGMKTGLKGPQRQILDKSYYLGLLRSKINELTAEISKLHKEIDTFNQENSVYLSYEKRAESLAAEIRDLQGQLADYNMLMDKLNTNSDMEEMINDYNSLKAQNDREAESIDSIFIERREREDAIRAIEEEIKKERRVAEEIVQAMPAAKQEKYFTMTTANEELLQELALLQEELDALLTRKEEYEAELAHSQIKQEVVRLHETLSTLEAKRDNMEAEHKSFSTPQEEREKLLKQVKEDNQEIASMDRQLVEIRDRTGQIADEIRQHEQDSEEAQGECQQKYKELKRKEEEIDGFLQAFEDLRSQEQNKMTQSQENIISLLEHCSRNMLRLRRVDTITASELRNMQDVLVSKETEVSQSASTAKGLTSESQRLQQDLEKVQQLEGKITGELSSLKENVKQMESELLTYRDLETLRHTADERKMRLQEERVALIQRRDSFRQLLEEMSHKYEALRTKLEENETHAQLSNLERKWQHLEQNNFVMKEFIASKSQESDFASVSKEVYERVADYNKSLIDSLQNIRS
- the ift74 gene encoding intraflagellar transport protein 74 homolog isoform X2, which codes for MTMFAVLPLCMVPGTGVHPGVRALITSPGVLSAQIKVTDRPVTQQGLSGMKTGLKGPQRQILDKSYYLGLLRSKINELTAEISKLHKEIDTFNQENSVYLSYEKRAESLAAEIRDLQGQLADYNMLMDKLNTNSDMEEMINDYNSLKAQNDREAESIDSIFIERREREDAIRAIEEEIKKERRVAEEIVQAMPAAKQEKYFTMTTANEELLQELALLQEELDALLTRKEEYEAELAHSQIKQEVVRLHETLSTLEAKRDNMEAEHKSFSTPQEEREKLLKQVKEDNQEIASMDRQLVEIRDRTGQIADEIRQHEQDSEEAQGECQQKYKELKRKEEEIDGFLQAFEDLRSQEQNKMTQSQENIISLLEHCSRNMLRLRRVDTITASELRNMQDVLVSKETEVSQSASTAKGLTSESQRLQQDLEKVQQLEGKITGELSSLKENVKQMESELLTYRDLETLRHTADERKMRLQEERVALIQRRDSFRQLLEEMSHKYEALRTKLEENETHAQLSNLERKWQHLEQNNFVMKEFIASKSQESDFASVSKEVYERVADYNKSLIDSLQNIRS
- the LOC127593017 gene encoding leucine-rich repeat-containing protein 19-like, whose translation is MGQPQQLIHLLWLVAFITIWTKNNHATVAVRDVHVRNLTNVFLKAIPPGDNNSSVTSLVVERNQITLSNGDKISLAGYPQLVELHLDLNRVTYIPARYLSVVPNLSVLSLSNNQISSLVPESFYGLDALRVLNLSHNLLTSLPAQLFRPLNNLQVVDLQGNPWNCSCRLLSSIQEIRAIGVTMAGTNTTCASPEQQAGTDLFEALTDCYPKSADPSNPPSGTVGHSQQPKVPPNLPKVMLTTSPDNNVQKPAPGNTWRFAACVAALALATSILIVCAVKGPSWYRLFHNYRHRRLQQEDNREGRAASSIYSETDGGHVSQKTFTFTHPEGEEDLHYFEDPYVKVQE